The genomic region CAACTATTAAATATGAATTACTCAAATCAATACAAAAAGACCTAGGTTTTTTTTCTGTATTATAACTTTTACAAAATGTAATTGTATAATTCTTATTTATATGAAATAAAGAAATAGTATTAAAAGAACGATCAGACGCATATAAAAAACGACCACATGATGTTATGTGTATATCAGAAGACCAATAAACTTCCGGAGAACAATTACTATTTAAGATATTAATGTTTTGTATATTTTTTATGTAAGTTGTGTTATTTATATCTTTTACTTTCCACACATCTATAGTTCCATTTAATTCATTAACAGTATATATAAAATCCTGATTAGGATGAAAAACAATATGACGTGGTCCTGATTTTTTTATGGTTTTTAAAAACACTTGTTCTGTACTTTTTAGTATCCCAAATGTTGTTAAATAATATAAATAAATGCAATCTTCTTTAAGTGAAGTAACAAATAATATGTTATGTTTGTAATTTATTTTGGCAGCATGACAACCTTTTATATTATGAATAATCTGAATAGGATTTTTAGGTATACCATTTTTATTCAATGGACTAACACTAACACAATTTTCATGATATGAACTGCAAAACAAAAATTCATTAGTTTTATTAAAAGAAATATAATTAGGTTGTCCAGGAATAAAACTTTCATCTTTTTTTTCAAGTTCACCATTTTTGTTTATAAAATATGTAATAATTTTATTATTAGGTCGAATTCCAGCATACAAAAGATTTTTTTCTGGAATGATATTTATAGGTTGAATTTGACCATTTGTTAAGATTGTTTGTACTAAATTCATATCTCCATTTTCATGTAAATGCCATATTTCTATATTTTCACTTTTTGCATTGGCAATATAGATAACTTGTTTCATATAATTCCTTTGATATTTTTTAGTGATATTGTATTAAAAAAATATATTAATTATATTAATATATACGATTCAAAAACATTGAAAACACAAAGATATTGATGATTTATAAGTTATATTCAATTCTTTTTTTTTAAATGTTTTAATAAATTTAACATCCATACAAGACGTAAATAATCATTATCTGAATGATATAAAAATTTTAATTTTGTAGAACTTTCCATTTTCCAAATATCTGGTTCTTTTTGGAATATTTTTAATAAATATTCAGTATTCACTAAATTAGTGTTATTAAATTCGATAATACCTGTTTTTTTATTGAATTTAATCAATTTAATTCCTATTTTATATGAAATTAATCGAATTTTAGAAATCATCACTAAATTTTTAGAAAATTCTGGAAGTTTTCCAAAATTTTTAATTAATTCAGATTGAATGTTTTCAATTTCTTTTTCATTCTTAGCATTACTAAGTTTTTGATAAAAAAATAATCGTAAATTAACATCAGAAATGTAATTTTCTGGCAATAATGCTGATACATATAATTCAATTTCTACTGACTCTTTTAATAATTCACTATAAGACAAATTATTTTGATTCTTCAATAAACGAATAGCATTTTTTAAAAGTTTCATGTATAGAGAAAACCCTATGCTTTTTACATGTCCACTTTGTTCTTTTCCTAAAATTTCACCTATACCTCTAATTTCAAGATCTTGATTGGATAAAGAAAATCCTCCTCCAAAATTATCCACTGATGAAATTGCTTCTAATCTTTTTTTTGCATCAGACGTAATTTTTTTAAAATTGTTTACAAGAAATAAAGCGTATGCTTGATGATTTGATCTACCAATTCGTCCGCGTAACTGATGAAGTTGAGAAAGGCCAAAATGATCTGAATTTTCAATGATAATTGTGTTTGCTCTTGGTATATCAATACCACTCTCAATAATAGTAGTACAAATTAAAACATTAAATTCATTATTATAAAATTCATTCATCACTGTTTTTAAATCGACATTATTCATTTTTCCATGACCTATTTTAATATTAGCTTCAGGAATTAATTTTGATAATCTTTCAGCAATATTAAAAATATTTTTGACTTTATTATATATATAATATACTTGTCCACCTCTTGATATTTCGCGTAATATCGTCTTTCTGATTAATAAAGGATTATATTCTTCAATAAGAGTTTTAATAGCTAATCTTTGAGCTGGTGGTTTTTCTATAATTGAAACATCTTTAATACCAATCATAGTCATATTTAAAGTACGCGGTATAGGTGTAGCTGTTAATGTTAATATATCAATATTAGGATGTCTTTGTTTAAAGGTTTCTTTATGATTTACACCAAATCTATGTTCTTCATCAATAATCAATAAACCTAAGTCATACCATTTTATTTCTTTTAATAAAAGTTTATGCGTACCGATTAAAATATTAATTGTTCCATTTTCAGTGTTTTGAAAAATTAAATTTTGTTTTTTTTTATTTTGAAATCTAGATAATATTTCAATATTAATATTCCAATTACAAAATCGTTTGTTA from Buchnera aphidicola (Diuraphis noxia) harbors:
- the mfd gene encoding transcription-repair coupling factor — protein: MKTTENQILKNKKLINCKYNTLSNVFHDFNDQKKLKTILSFLHNFSGKIIFFLTQKQFLKKILNFLMKNKIYPKYVKKTIELDNNINYFYMTQKIEKEFIDTKDKFLFIFTKDLLPLINHEYIVNVKNNINNSQNTNLSQFIINHPIIHIQHGIGRYQGLTTIKTASMQSEYLIILYANEDKLYIPVSSLNLISPYTETSKENAPLHKLGGDEWNKIKQKINTTIYDHAAQLLNIYSNRKSQKGFLFKKNEKIYNIFCKDCLFEITVDQKKVMKSVLQDMCNFVPMDRLICGDVGFGKTEIAMRAAFVSVSNKKQVAILVPTTLLAQQHYENFNKRFCNWNINIEILSRFQNKKKQNLIFQNTENGTINILIGTHKLLLKEIKWYDLGLLIIDEEHRFGVNHKETFKQRHPNIDILTLTATPIPRTLNMTMIGIKDVSIIEKPPAQRLAIKTLIEEYNPLLIRKTILREISRGGQVYYIYNKVKNIFNIAERLSKLIPEANIKIGHGKMNNVDLKTVMNEFYNNEFNVLICTTIIESGIDIPRANTIIIENSDHFGLSQLHQLRGRIGRSNHQAYALFLVNNFKKITSDAKKRLEAISSVDNFGGGFSLSNQDLEIRGIGEILGKEQSGHVKSIGFSLYMKLLKNAIRLLKNQNNLSYSELLKESVEIELYVSALLPENYISDVNLRLFFYQKLSNAKNEKEIENIQSELIKNFGKLPEFSKNLVMISKIRLISYKIGIKLIKFNKKTGIIEFNNTNLVNTEYLLKIFQKEPDIWKMESSTKLKFLYHSDNDYLRLVWMLNLLKHLKKKN
- the pgl gene encoding 6-phosphogluconolactonase; protein product: MKQVIYIANAKSENIEIWHLHENGDMNLVQTILTNGQIQPINIIPEKNLLYAGIRPNNKIITYFINKNGELEKKDESFIPGQPNYISFNKTNEFLFCSSYHENCVSVSPLNKNGIPKNPIQIIHNIKGCHAAKINYKHNILFVTSLKEDCIYLYYLTTFGILKSTEQVFLKTIKKSGPRHIVFHPNQDFIYTVNELNGTIDVWKVKDINNTTYIKNIQNINILNSNCSPEVYWSSDIHITSCGRFLYASDRSFNTISLFHINKNYTITFCKSYNTEKKPRSFCIDLSNSYLIVAGEESNIFTIYSISKNTGELNKIKSYKTSDRPVWIIAHQLT